GCAATGGCCTCGTCCTGATCGTGCTCACCCAGTTTCTTGACGGCATCCTCGCGTTCAAAGAAATCCGGCGACTGCAACTGAGCCAACAACTCCACTATTTTATCGAATCCATTTGTCATGAATCATGCTCCCCTAATAGTGAATGTCCTCAGCTGGCCGAAACTGTACTGTAGGAATTCAGGGCTTCTTCTTCAGTAGCAAATATTTCGAAAATGTGAGATAACTGAGTGATGTCGAAAATCTCCTGGACATAGCTGGCCAGATTAGACAGGGTCAGACGCCCCTTAATAAGCCGACTTTCTTTCATTATTGAAACCAGCGAACCCAATCCGGAACTGTTAATGAACTCCACCCCTTTGAGATTGAGGTGAATCGAGGTCTTGTTCTGTCCGAAGCAACTCTTGATCTCTTCCTTCAGAGCAGTTCCGCTGGCAAGGTCAAGGCGCCCCTCAAGACTCAGGATGATGATCCCACCCTCTTCTTTCATAGTAGTATCCATGACATCCTCCAC
This sequence is a window from Candidatus Zixiibacteriota bacterium. Protein-coding genes within it:
- a CDS encoding STAS domain-containing protein, translating into MDTTMKEEGGIIILSLEGRLDLASGTALKEEIKSCFGQNKTSIHLNLKGVEFINSSGLGSLVSIMKESRLIKGRLTLSNLASYVQEIFDITQLSHIFEIFATEEEALNSYSTVSAS